One Malus sylvestris chromosome 14, drMalSylv7.2, whole genome shotgun sequence DNA segment encodes these proteins:
- the LOC126599669 gene encoding B2 protein-like produces the protein MENNQQSFWQFSDQLRVQGSNFANLNINDSIWSNSYSKRPDERRNFDIKVGGEVSPIVNLTPKGSDFNGFNDSWVDNLKPKAAFSDANGSSNDGWNSFKPKASELNNGFNDNRWNSFNPKASDFNDNRWNSFNPKASDFNNAFNDGWKLGGAAGSQNSAVGLNGGFNKGIYSKPAIHNNNNNFMNLKPYKNKAHEEDQIHGGKTGKKNNSNSNPGKKKSGGGGDDNNKDGKSGVDKRFKTLPPAESLPRNETIGGYIFVCNNDTMQENLKRELFGLPPRYRDSVRAITPGLPLFLYNYSTHQLHGIFEAASFGGTNFDPSAWEDKKCPGESRFPAQVRVFTRKVCEPLEEDSFRPILHHYDGPKFRLELSVPEALSLLDIFADQNP, from the exons ATGGAGAACAACCAACAGTCGTTTTGGCAGTTCAGCGATCAGCTTCGAGTCCAAGGCTCCAATTTCGCAAATCTGAACATCAACGATTCGATTTGGAGCAATTCGTACAGCAAGAGGCCTGATGAGAGGAGGAATTTCGATATAAAGGTCGGCGGAGAAGTGAGTCCGATAGTTAATTTGACCCCGAAAGGGTCCGATTTCAACGGGTTCAACGACTCGTGGGTCGACAATCTGAAGCCGAAAGCGGCGTTTTCCGACGCCAACGGCAGTTCCAATGACGGATGGAATAGCTTCAAGCCGAAAGCTTCGGAGTTGAACAACGGATTCAACGACAACAGATGGAATAGCTTCAACCCAAAGGCTTCGGACTTCAACGACAACAGATGGAACAGCTTCAACCCAAAAGCTTCGGACTTCAACAACGCTTTCAACGACGGGTGGAAACTCGGCGGCGCTGCCGGGTCGCAGAATAGCGCCGTTGGTCTCAATGGCGGTTTCAACAAGGGGATTTACTCCAAGCCTGCAattcacaacaacaacaacaactttaTGAATTTGAAGCCGTACAAGAACAAGGCCCACGAGGAAGATCAGATTCATGGCGGGAAAACTGGGAAGAAGAACAACAGCAACAGCAATCCCGGTAAGAAGAAATCCGGCGGCGGCGGCGATGACAATAACAAGGATGGCAAGAGTGGCGTGGATAAGAGGTTTAAGACGCTTCCGCCGGCCGAGTCTCTGCCTAGAAATGAGACCATTGGTGGGTACATCTTTGTCTGCAACAATGATACCATGCAAGAGAATCTCAAGAGGGAGCTTTTTG GATTGCCTCCACGATATCGTGATTCAGTGAGGGCGATAACTCCGGGGTTGCCCCTGTTCCTCTACAACTACTCCACCCACCAACTCCATGGAATTTTTGAG GCTGCGAGTTTTGGAGGGACCAACTTTGATCCGTCGGCCTGGGAGGACAAGAAGTGTCCCGGCGAGTCACGCTTTCCAGCTCAGGTTCGAGTTTTTACTCGGAAAGTTTGTGAGCCACTCGAAGAGGACTCGTTCAGGCCAATTCTTCACCACTACGACGGCCCTAAATTCCGACTTGAACTTAGCGTACCCGAG GCACTGTCTCTGTTGGATATATTTGCAGACCAAAACCCTTGA
- the LOC126600575 gene encoding 3-oxoacyl-[acyl-carrier-protein] synthase I, chloroplastic-like, with the protein MAGIAGPCSSGLLFRSREAGSINGASMAQFDGLRQVETMHMPVNGNKSNGLGFTSAPKCRIIKAMASSTVSAPKRETDSKKRTVITGMGLVSVFGSDIDTFYNKLLEGESGITLIDRFDASTFSVRFAGQIRDFSSKGYIDGKNDRRLDDCWRYGIVAGKKALEDANLGPEVLQTMDRTRIGVIVGTGMGGLTAFSAGVESLIQKGYKKISPFFIPYSITNMGSALLAIDTGLMGPNYSISTACATANYCFYAAANHIRRGEADIMVVGGTEAAVMPTGVGGFIACRALSQRNDEPHRASRPWDKNRDGFVMGEGAGVLVMESLESALKRGAPIIAEYLGGAVTCDAHHMTDPRSDGLGVSSCITKSLEDAGVSPEEVNYVNAHATSTLAGDLAEFNAIQKVFKDTSEMKINGTKSMIGHGLGAAGGLEAIATIKAINTGWLHPTINQDDLEPAVTIDTVPNVKKQHEVNVAISNSFGFGGHNSVVVFAPFSP; encoded by the exons aTGGCTGGAATTGCTGGTCCTTGTTCTTCTGGTTTGCTGTTTAGATCAAGAGAAGCTGGGAGCATTAATGGAGCTTCCATGGCACAGTTTGATGGGCTTAGGCAAGTGGAGACCATGCATATGCCTGTGAATGGTAACAAGTCAAATGGCTTGGGTTTTACCTCAG CACCAAAATGCAGGATAATCAAGGCCATGGCATCTTCAACTGTTTCTGCTCCCAAAAGAGAAACAGATTCCAAGAAACGAACTGTAATAACAGGAATGGGTCTAGTCTCAGTTTTTGgaagtgacattgatacattctACAACAAACTCCTGGAGGGAGAGAGTGGGATCACTCTAATAGATAGGTTTGACGCTTCAACCTTCTCAGTTCGGTTCGCTGGACAGATACGTGATTTCTCCTCTAAAGGCTACATTGATGGGAAGAATGATCGCCGTCTAGATGATTGCTGGAGATACGGTATTGTTGCTGGCaaaaaggcccttgaagatgcCAACCTTGGACCTGAAGTTCTCCAAACT aTGGATAGAACAAGGATCGGAGTGATTGTGGGGACTGGCATGGGAGGCTTAACAGCTTTCAGCGCTGGAGTTGAATCTCTTATTCAAAAGGGATACAAAAAGATTAGTCCATTTTTCATTCCTTACTCCATTACCAACATGGGGTCGGCTTTGTTAGCAATTGACACTGGCTTAAtgggacccaactactccatcTCCACTGCTTGTGCCACCGCAAATTACTGCTTTTACGCAGCTGCGAATCACATTAGAAGAGGTGAAGCAGATATTATGGTAGTTGGTGGAACTGAGGCTGCAGTCATGCCTACTGGTGTTGGTGGGTTTATTGCTTGCCGGGCTTTGTCTCAGAGAAACGATGAACCCCACAGAGCTTCCAGACCATGGGACAAAAATCGTGATGGTTTCGTTATGGGAGAAGGTGCTGGTGTACTG GTTATGGAGAGCTTGGAAAGTGCATTGAAAAGAGGAGCACCGATAATTGCAGAGTACTTAGGAGGTGCTGTGACATGCGATGCTCATCACATGACTGATCCTAGGTCAGATGGTCTTGGTGTATCGTCTTGCATAACCAAGAGTTTAGAAGATGCTGGAGTTTCCCCTGAAGAG GTGAACTATGTGAATGCTCATGCAACATCTACACTAGCAGGGGATTTGGCTGAGTTTAATGCAATCCAAAAGGTCTTTAAGGACACATCCGAGATGAAGATCAACGGGACCAAG TCAATGATCGGACATGGTCTTGGAGCTGCTGGGGGATTGGAAGCCATTGCAACCATTAAAGCAATCAACACTGGCTGGCTCCATCCTACAATTAATCAAGAT GACTTGGAGCCTGCTGTTACAATTGACACTGTCCCGAATGTGAAGAAGCAACATGAGGTTAACGTTG CTATTTCAAATTCATTCGGCTTTGGCGGACACAACTCCGTGGTTGTCTTTGCCCCCTTCAGTCCCTAA